The Tardiphaga alba genome includes a window with the following:
- a CDS encoding FAD-linked oxidase C-terminal domain-containing protein, translating into MTIMMPAKDEAVLAKRDAIIAALRKLVPGEGVISSAAEMLPYESDGFTAYRQPPMVVVLPDTTEQVSKVLKYCHDNGIKVVPRGSGTSLSGGALPLADAVLLGLGKFKRVREIDFDNRAVVVEPGVTNLAISQAVAHAGFYYAPDPSSQIACSIGGNVAENSGGVHSLKYGMTTNNLLGCEIVLMNGEVVRIGGKTAEPSGYDLLGIITGSEGLLGVVTEVTVRILQKPETARALMIGFAEVEAAGQCVADVIGAGIIPGGMEMMDRPAIHAAEAFVHAGYPLDVDALLIVELDGPAVEVDELIKRVEAIAFKCGSTTCQISESEQQRLLFWSGRKAAFPAVGRISPDYLCMDGTIPRAALPLVLRRMKEMSAKYGLGVANVFHAGDGNLHPLILYDANKEDEMEKAEAFGADILRLCVEVGGVLTGEHGVGIEKRDLMPEMFNEIDLNQQQRIKCAFDAQGLLNPGKVFPTLHRCAELGRVHVHGGKLAFPDIPRF; encoded by the coding sequence ATGACAATCATGATGCCGGCGAAAGATGAAGCCGTGCTGGCCAAGCGCGATGCCATCATCGCGGCCTTGCGAAAGCTGGTGCCGGGAGAGGGTGTGATCTCCAGCGCTGCCGAAATGCTCCCGTATGAATCCGATGGCTTCACCGCCTATCGGCAGCCGCCGATGGTGGTGGTGTTGCCGGATACGACCGAGCAGGTCTCGAAGGTCCTGAAATATTGCCATGACAACGGCATCAAGGTCGTGCCGCGTGGTTCGGGCACATCGCTGTCCGGCGGCGCATTGCCGCTCGCCGATGCGGTGTTGCTTGGCCTCGGCAAGTTCAAGCGCGTGCGCGAGATCGATTTCGACAACCGCGCGGTCGTCGTCGAGCCCGGCGTCACCAATCTCGCCATCAGCCAGGCCGTGGCGCATGCGGGCTTCTATTACGCACCCGATCCGTCATCGCAGATTGCCTGCTCCATCGGCGGCAATGTCGCGGAGAATTCCGGCGGCGTGCACAGCCTCAAATACGGCATGACCACCAACAATCTGCTGGGTTGCGAGATCGTGTTGATGAATGGCGAGGTGGTCCGCATCGGCGGCAAGACCGCGGAGCCATCGGGCTACGACCTGCTCGGCATCATCACCGGATCCGAAGGTTTGCTCGGCGTGGTCACCGAAGTGACTGTGCGCATTCTGCAGAAGCCGGAAACGGCGCGGGCTTTGATGATCGGCTTTGCCGAAGTGGAAGCCGCCGGCCAGTGTGTGGCCGATGTGATCGGCGCCGGCATCATTCCCGGCGGCATGGAAATGATGGACCGCCCGGCCATTCACGCCGCCGAAGCTTTTGTCCATGCCGGCTATCCGCTCGATGTGGATGCGCTACTGATCGTCGAGCTCGATGGTCCCGCCGTCGAAGTGGACGAACTCATCAAGCGCGTCGAGGCGATCGCGTTCAAATGCGGCTCGACCACGTGCCAGATTTCGGAGTCCGAGCAGCAGCGGCTGCTGTTCTGGTCCGGTCGCAAGGCGGCATTCCCCGCGGTGGGCCGTATCTCGCCGGACTATCTCTGCATGGACGGCACGATCCCGCGCGCCGCGCTGCCGCTGGTGCTGCGGCGGATGAAGGAGATGTCGGCCAAATACGGGCTCGGCGTCGCCAATGTCTTCCATGCCGGCGACGGCAACCTGCATCCGCTCATCCTCTATGATGCGAACAAGGAGGACGAGATGGAGAAAGCCGAAGCCTTCGGCGCCGATATTCTGCGTCTCTGCGTCGAAGTCGGCGGCGTACTCACCGGCGAACATGGCGTCGGTATCGAGAAGCGCGACCTGATGCCCGAGATGTTCAACGAGATCGACCTCAACCAGCAGCAGCGCATCAAATGTGCTTTCGATGCGCAGGGGCTGCTCAACCCCGGCAAGGTGTTTCCGACTTTGCATCGCTGCGCCGAACTTGGCCGCGTGCATGTGCATGGCGGGAAGCTGGCATTTCCCGATATTCCGCGGTTTTGA
- the glcF gene encoding glycolate oxidase subunit GlcF, whose amino-acid sequence MKTDFSPTQLADPDIAEADKILRKCVHCGFCTATCPTYVLLGDELDSPRGRIYLIKEMLEKGQKPTQEVVKHIDRCLSCLACMTTCPSGVNYMHLVDQARVKIEKEYVRPLPERLLRDVLAFVLPRPALFRLSMTAARLARPLAALLPSTRKQASPNLLSRVKAMLTMAPAKLPPAGPAGGSVFPAIGPRRARVALLQGCAQQVLAPRINDAAIRLLTRHGVEVVLVRDEQCCGALTHHLGRDDDATARAKANIGVWLGEADRGGLDAILVTASGCGTVIKDYGYMLREDAEFAAPAAKVSSLAKDISEYVNALDLPIPDKQSNLVVAYHSACSLQHGQKITQAPKELLSKTGFVVKDIPESHLCCGSAGTYNLLQPDIASRLRDRKVANIASVKPDVIAAGNIGCMVQIAGGTDVPVVHTIELLDWATGGPRPGLN is encoded by the coding sequence ATGAAAACCGATTTCTCACCGACCCAATTGGCCGATCCCGATATCGCGGAGGCCGACAAGATCCTGCGCAAATGTGTGCATTGCGGCTTCTGCACCGCGACGTGCCCGACCTATGTGCTGCTCGGCGACGAACTCGATAGTCCGCGCGGCCGTATCTATCTGATCAAGGAGATGCTGGAAAAGGGTCAGAAGCCGACCCAGGAGGTGGTGAAGCATATCGACCGCTGCCTGTCGTGCCTGGCCTGCATGACCACCTGTCCATCTGGCGTGAACTACATGCATCTGGTCGATCAGGCGCGGGTGAAGATCGAGAAGGAATATGTCCGGCCGTTGCCGGAGCGGCTGCTGCGCGATGTGCTGGCCTTCGTGCTGCCGCGTCCGGCCCTGTTCCGGCTCAGCATGACGGCCGCTCGGCTGGCACGCCCGCTGGCAGCGCTGCTGCCCTCCACGCGCAAACAGGCGAGCCCGAACCTGCTCAGCCGCGTCAAGGCGATGCTGACCATGGCGCCGGCAAAGCTGCCGCCTGCCGGTCCCGCCGGGGGCAGCGTGTTTCCCGCCATCGGCCCGCGGCGGGCCCGTGTCGCATTGCTGCAAGGCTGCGCCCAGCAGGTGCTGGCTCCGCGCATCAATGATGCCGCGATCCGGCTTTTGACCCGCCACGGCGTCGAGGTCGTGCTGGTGCGTGACGAACAGTGCTGCGGTGCGCTGACCCATCATCTCGGCCGCGACGATGACGCGACAGCGCGCGCCAAGGCCAATATCGGTGTCTGGCTTGGCGAGGCCGATCGCGGCGGCCTCGACGCGATCCTGGTCACGGCGTCCGGTTGCGGAACTGTCATAAAGGACTACGGCTACATGCTGCGCGAGGATGCGGAGTTCGCAGCGCCTGCCGCCAAGGTGTCATCGCTCGCCAAGGACATCAGCGAATACGTGAACGCGCTGGATCTGCCGATACCTGACAAACAAAGCAATTTGGTTGTCGCCTATCACTCGGCGTGCTCGCTGCAGCATGGGCAAAAAATCACACAGGCACCCAAAGAATTGCTTTCCAAGACTGGATTCGTGGTGAAAGATATCCCGGAGAGCCATTTGTGTTGCGGTTCGGCGGGTACTTACAATCTGCTCCAGCCTGATATCGCGAGCCGTTTGCGTGACCGGAAGGTCGCCAACATCGCAAGCGTCAAGCCGGATGTCATCGCTGCCGGCAACATCGGCTGCATGGTCCAGATCGCCGGCGGGACGGATGTCCCGGTCGTACACACGATTGAGCTTCTCGATTGGGCGACGGGCGGTCCCAGGCCAGGATTGAACTGA